In the genome of Euleptes europaea isolate rEulEur1 chromosome 4, rEulEur1.hap1, whole genome shotgun sequence, the window CTGCGCAAAATGGTTtgacaaacttgcttggataaattaaGTActatggtctatactgctgtgtgtaGCTTGATGTAAATAGGATCCTATTTAtataatttctgtactgcttaacgtgtcatgtgaatacttatgctgtgctttagttctttctggtggttccaaacTTCTAAAATCTTAATGCATtcgttattgaatgtcccatttttggtgattgtactggctcactacatgtaatccgccttgaatcCTTGTGAGAAATAATGTAAAACAAATCTTGACACATTAATACATACAAATCTTGACACATTAATACATTCATCACGTTACAATTGTGTTCGGGGCAATATTTTTTATCCAAGTGTGCATGCCCcattccagaattaattttagacATTTCCTAGTTACAGCAGAACTAATGAGAACTGTGCCGCACAAACttccaaaacaataaaaaaacagaaATCCACTTACCTCTACAGTAATAGTGTTTGAAACACAAATAATATAAAAGGAAATTGGCCAAAAGTACCTATGACTGAATTTGTATCAGGTAAACAGAATGCAAAGAGTCACTGTAGCTATCAAGATACAAAGTAGCGACACCAAGAGCAGCACAATGCGGCAGTATCTAGAacgttttctttctctctctttctttttcaacAAGGTGTCATATCCCGGAGTGTAAAGATCCTCCAACCAGTAGTGTAAATCGTTTGGATTTTCCTACAAGAAAAATGTGTTTAGTTCTTgaattgcatataaataataaatataggaaATTAAATACATTTTGGCTATCATTCTTTACTGAAGAATGAAATAGTAAGAATGCAAACAGGTGCATTGACCTGTAACTATTTCTGCGCTTGTTCACTTTGGGAGCTGCACACCACCAGCCCCAGAGAGGTTTTCCGGAGTGTGAGGAATTCTCTCCCTCCCAATGGACTTTCTCAATGTgatcagttccttccttccttccctcaaaTCTCCCTTGCCTCTTCAGAAGTCCCCAAGGAAGAACACATGATAGATGGAGAACTTACTGGAGGaaggaatgtgtgcctgcacagatcCCTCGATGAACAACAGCTATGTTTTATAAATGTGGAATTGAAAGACCAAGTAGCCACCCTGCAGATATTGTCTATCAAAATTCCTTTAAGGAATCAAgttccagctgacttatggtgaccccgtagggttttcagggcaagagactttcagaggtggtttgcaattgcccacctccacatgggctgagcaaattctgagagaactgtgacaggcccaaggacacctagaaggcttcgtgtggaggagtggggaatcaaaccctgttcttcaggGTTTGAagaactactacaccatgctggctctgagccAATGTATAACAGTAATAACAGTGTCTAATAACACTGAGAGACAGACAGCAACAAAGTCTTCTGGGCTTTCCTGgaaccaatgaagaagaagaagaagagttggtttttaaatagcagctttctctaccaattaaggaagaatcaaactggcttacaatcaccttcccttcccctccccatcacagacaccttgtgaggtaggtggggctgagagagctctaagagaactgtgactagcccaaggtcacccagctggcttcatgtgtaggagtggggaaaccaaccctattctccagattagagtcatgtgtaggaatggggaatcaaaccctgtttagagtccaccgctcttaaccaacactacagcacactggctctaaaaCTCTTGGTTCTGTGCAGATAAAACCATACACATCTATCATCTGAAGTATGCAACATGCTTTCTATGTCACTAATAGGGTCAGGAAAGAGCACATGTAGTACAATGCTCTGAAACAAAGGGAATGAGAGacaaacattggggggggggatccaagctaGGGCATATCAGAATGAACTTTAGTAAAGGGACAGCCATTGTGTAACACTAACAATTCATTTACTCTACAGGCTGAACGAATGGCCACCAAAAATATGTCTTAACAGTGATCAGTGAAAGTGAACATGCACAGTTTACATATCAACTGACACAAAAGCAAAAAGAGATTCCATTGTGGAGCAGGGTATAAAGTATATAGACTGCCATGGTATAGGTTCATGAGTAAACTCCCTATTGGACAACACAGCAATCTTTTCTCACAGAAAGAGAGGAATATTGGAGGGAACAGGCCAGGAGCTCAGAAACAGGGGGTAGAGACAAACTCAAGGAATGGaaagcacccccctccccaaaaaaacatgAGGTCAGTGGATCATGAACAGATAGAGCAGAGGCAAGAGCAGAGGAAGCTAGTCAGAACACTGTCTGAATATCCCTGAGCAACTGGGAAGGCTGCATATTCTTAGGTTTGGAGTCTACATAAACACGTAGACTAACCGCCCATTCTTGAGCTGGGAgggcaaaagtcctcaggaggcatgGAAGGGCCCATGCCAGTGTCCAAGCCTCTTGCGCCACCAAGAGTGACACAGACGCTGGTGTTGAGGCactcatgctggcctccctgtgctGCAGTGggaacaaaaatgagggacatgcatattggatgggggatatacctctgggtagcagtgtgtgtgaacatgatCTTGGGGTACTGGTGGACCATAAATTACAtataagcagccagtgtgatgcagcaacaaaaaaagctaaggcaaacttggggtgtatcaacagaggcataacatccaaattgcaagatgtcatagttccgctgtacactgcattggtcaggctgcacctggagtattgtatgcagttctggaggcctcacttcaaaaaggatgtggacagaatggagtgggtgcagaggagagtgacaaggattatcaggggcctggagaccaagccctgtgaggaaaggctgagggagttgggaatgtttaagcTGGAGAAGATGAGGTAGGGGaagacatgattgttctcttgagatatgtgaagggctgtcacttagaggagggcagggaggtatcctgttggaagcagaagataggactcacaataatgggtttaaattgtgggtggaaaggtactggctggatactaggaaaaagttaaaagttgtttgacagtggaatcagctacctagggatgtggtgagctccccctcactggcagtctttaagcagaggctggacaaatacttgtcagggatgctctaggctgatcccgtattaagcagggggttggactagatggtctgaatggccccttccaactgcatGATTCTATGCTTCAACCATTGGGGATTGTCTTCCTTGCCTGTTCCTGATTCCATCTCCTCACTTTGCTACCTCCTCCTCTTGTGTACACATCCTTGGATATTACTCACCTTGATGTCAATGTGCAAGATTTACTTGCAATAGTCAAATAATCAGTGAATTTAGTAAAGTTAGCCACTGTTTCTAGCACAAGCCCAATATTGTTGTGTTTAGACAAGGGTGATCTTGTGGAATTGTACCTTCAGATAGTGAGCCAGGCTAGAGTTTAGGGAATGTCTGTCATAGTCTTGAACTGTCCAAGAGGGGCgatttctcctttcttcccagtTATCCTCATTGAAGCCATCACTGTACAGAGGATTACTCTTGATggtggttttcaaggtaagaggcgTGATGTGTTTACCGAGGGCTTTTTCGATCATTGTTGGCTGTACTTCATTCAGTTGTATGACGGGGCGCTCATTCACACTTCTTTTTTCTCTCTACAAGATAATCAAAATGTGGCTGTCATCAACTCTCAGCTCGGAAAATGGACATGTTCCTACAGATTGTGTCTTGTGTATAAAACCCTTCATGATAATTAACAGCGAATCCTTGTAGCAATGAGAAGGGCCCGTTAAAAGCAACAGTGTCATTCCCCACCCAATATGACATGATCAAGCAGTATACTGGCTTGGTGGAGTCTAGAAACACAGCTGCAGCTGCCCCTTCATCATTGGGGACACCCACCAGAGCAATCTCTTCTGAGGGGCTTTGGAGAGACACACCATGTTGGAATAGGAGCAGAAGGAGAAGCCTGCAGGAGACGGGTTGAGATGGCAGCATTTGGGGGTGCACCTCCCCCCCTCGTTGCAACACCTCcagcttctccttcttctttccttggaAGGCTGTGGGCTGCACAGGCTCTGCACAGGTGAggggaaagccacagccctccctctcccctctgccATACTACTTGCCTTTCCCAACTGCACTTCCCCTCCTATCACTTATTCTGTCCTCCGGGACTACTTCACCAAAATAAGCTAACTGCTACACTGCTCTCTGAGTCTGAGCACTAACTACCGGTAACTCGCCCTTGAACCTGACTAACCTTGACTTTTTCCTCCTCAGCACTAACCTGCCAttgccttttctccccaaaccTACATAACCCAACCTGTGTGTGTAAAACTACATCTAGAAttgaaagctgttttttttaataactacAACCTGTGATGGAAGTATggaactcttaaaaaaaaaaaaccacctcagtttattttatttattttccaagcCTACAAGCAAAGCCTATTCCCCCCCAAATTAAACTAATCCCTAGTCTTTCTGAAAACCTTTCATTTTTTTTGAAAGACTAAAAGCTCAGCCTaaaccctattttttaaaaaaaccacctgGCCTCAATTGCTTTGAAGACCAGGTCACCTTATTTTTTTATAGTAAGCCCTATGCTCCAgttattatgtttttaaaatcacCTGGCTTCTTATTACTTTGGAAGCCTAACAAAAGcctaatttgggggtgggggcaggggagaacaCTGACTTAACTCTCAgcatgttgtgttttttttaaattcctaaaCCATCACAGTTATCTGTATTAAAACTTAGCTGAAACCTCCTACAGAACATTTAAATTTTTCAAAACTAACAGGAAGACACCAAAACCCCACAAAAATCACTTCCTCAAAAACACACAACACAGATTTTGAAACAACTATAGAAGAACTGTAAAACCGGAACCAGAACAATGTCAAAACAGCAACAGCCTAGAaaatccaccccccaaaagcacaaactttttaaaaattgaaatgcaaaatacttaaaaattataaaacaagccAAGAGAATAACCCCCAGCAGAATAGCCCAAGTCTTTTAACCCCTAAACagtacaaaacaaaaccaaagaaaactatttttaaagaactaaggacaaaaaaaaacaaaggttCCTTTCCCTCCTATTCCCCCTACAACCCaccaggaaaaaacaaaacacacagaaaaactTGAAATAATAGTTAATGAAGTGTAAACAAGGCCTGGCACAAAATAAGAAGAAGGTCTTCCCAAGCAAGCCGAAGCATAATTAATTGAAGGCATAGACAGACCAAAGCAAGTATATGTACACTCCCGAAAATCTTACCCTGAAATGGATTCAAATGGCTGCCAGGCCAGCTTTTTATCctctttgcccatgctcagaaAACATTGAGGCTATGAGAGGCTTGTGTGATTGGGCAGACAGAACCCCCCCCTAAAATATGATCTCATTTGCTGGAGAGAGCTGCCTCCctaccccctccctcctgttcccCAGGAAACCTTTTAAATGGAAATAAACCTTTTAAATTGAAACAAAGTATTCTAGGATCTTTAAAGTGCTGACCCCTGGATGtgccagattcccaaatatttccagaaatttACCAGATAATAATAGTTGGGACCAAGAATCATGAATATCTTTTGAATGCctgaatatatctgaaaaatgctgatatttggggggagggatataGTCATATATTCAGACCagatatatccaaatgcacatctctAGTCATTAGGATGTACAGGGCCAACTGGCAAAACAGCTGACATATGccttctgtcacacacacacactgtagcaATAACTTATCTCATGGACCTTTGGTGTGAGAATCAACATCACCGTCAGTCACCACTGTGGGATTAGTTTACCAGGCAGACAAGTCACTAAAGCGCCTTCCAGATTACCGTTATAAACTGGATGTCATCTGTTGTTGGCCCAAATCCAAGTAAAGTGATGGAGGGCTGGGTGTTTCATACAGCTAATTTCAATCCATAtatgagctgtctctaaagcgctctggctGTTTCAAACAGTGCCGCTATTCCCCCCACCCGCCCTTTCCCACACAGCAATCTCTTTCAGCTACAGCAACAGGCACGTCAGTGGTGCTACTATAGCACTATAGCACAAATCTTAGAAAGTTTAAAAAAGCTGAAAAGGAACGCTGCAtgggaaaaggcaggggggaaaCAGCAGTCTTTTCAGAAGTGCTCTAGACAGTTCAAGCAGCACACTGGAGTGATTCAGAAGCACAAGaaagaactgaaaacaggagaaaggtgctttgtatgaaaaggttttaaaaaaacccattaacagccaggagccaaaacgattgtgtctgaaatgacacaaaaaatctgttAGTTACCGgctgctcaaacggattataactataggcagtttgaaaggggcctaagCAACTATTCTAGAGctatggttcccaaagtgggcagtactgcCCTCTGGGGGGCAGTGGAATTACTGAgcagggcactaagaggcaaggggatgGCAGGGGGGCACTTgatgtgggccccttcaactgtgttggtcacttatttacaatagatcaagccatGGCACCATGTCAgcaaatctggtggaaactatcagaattttttttcagataTTGAAATGTTGGTATCACCAGATCAAGTtcaattttattgaataaattaaatggaaaagttttaatttgattttgaatagatgggcaattaattgttactgttttgaattttactattattatcttccttagtgaGTCATACAAACCATTATTTTGAATACAgcttttatagggtagggtagggggcactggggattaatttatggaaccaagggaaaggtggctcaaaaaagtttgggaaccactgttctagagagCAATTGCCTATTCCAGTGATTAAGCatcaaaagagaaagaggaagtttGTTCCCATCACACATCCATCCTCCTGGCATTCTGGCTAATTACAAAGACAACCTTCAGGCAATTAATCATCTGGATCTGAGGTACAGGATTGAATCACAAATTTCAAGTATCTctaagggttccccccccccagctggtgtAAAACAGGTTAGGGGTAGTATTTTTCAACCAAAAATGATACCTGCGGATAGGGTTAAAAAGCCCCTTTGCTCTCTCCCCCTCAAACCATTGAGAAAATATCCTTGGTGGCTGCAtttgagaaagaaaaaatatcttttaaaaactgtCAGAGAACTAAATGCCACATGCAGTTTTGCTCTCATATCATATAGCCACAGGATATCTGGATCTGCCTTATGCAGTGCATCCAAAGGCTCATCTCCTTGACGCTTATAGCCAGATCCTAAGCACATTTTTGGAAGGAAGCCCTCCTGTGTTTAATGGGGCCTGCTGCTGAGAAAGTGTGTCTAGGAGTTAAAGCCTTATTTGGGTAATCTTAAAAGCTCTTTTATTATTTCTATTCCCTACAATCCAGATGTGCAGAATGCATCAACCATGCCAGTCCTTTCCAGACAGCCCACATGGTTTGGCTTTCTGTATCCACTGGAACTATTACCTGTGGGAGAATCTGTGCTCCCAGCTATTTGCTATAAATTGAACTCATCTCGAAGCAGTTGGGAACAGTTCTATATTAGAGTTAAAGGGATTTCACTGATAACTGCAAGATAAACAATTTTGATAATATTTGGATGACTCACTAAAGAGAAAGGGAAGCGAAGTGGAGGTTTTGGGACATCCAGGGCCAGATGAGACACTGCGAGATCGCCACCTCGTTTggtccactttcaatgtacttcaGAGATTGTTTgtgagtggattttgctgtttcacacaataAAGTCCAGTTACAAATTACATTGAAAggagattgaaagtgcattattcaatgtGTGTGAAAGCTCCTGGGACTGTTGTTGGGGTATCATACAAGCAACATGTTTTCCCCTTATAGGATAGACAGCGGCATGAAAGGAGGGGGACAGTTTTGgtaaggaaaatgtttttttaaaaaaccctggtgGCATTGTCACAATCCAAAATCCCTGCCCTGCTAGCTGACAGTTACCAATAAAAATGACAGAAAAGACATTAATGGAGCTCCCATAATGTACATCTAATCTTTTGACTCCAAGCAGCTGAAGATTCACTGCCAAAATTTTTATCTTATGGGCTTCTCAGGGAAAAAAATAGGGACAGTCTAACCACCATCTCCTCTGTTCCCTGCTGCTTTCAGAAACTATGCCAAGGAACTGCCAACATGGAGAGAAAATCCAGAAGCATCTGTTTTCACCTCACCATTTGCCAAGAACAGAGTATTCCTGACAAAGTCAAAGGCTTCAATGATAAAAGTGCCAGTCCCAGAGCAATGCCAGTTATTTCATCTTATAAGTCCTTTGACAGCAACAGTAATGCATTGCAGTGTGAACAGATTCCCCCCCAAGGCCGACACTGCAGCATGGCTCTTTTGCTGTTGAGCTATGAGGCGCTCCTAAGTAAAACCATTATCTTCCAGCATCAGTTTGCCACCTAGAAAATTGGGCTAGCCAAGTGGTGGTTGATGAGGTTTGGAGTTGATGGGGCCAATGTATTTattatcatttatttttattttatttattgtcattcttatatcccgctcttcctggcaaagctgggctcagagcagcgtACAACAAATCAAAACAATATATAATAGATTTACATAAAACacatttaaacaattcaataataataaaatccagCCCCATAAATATCATCAATTGATAAAATCAGCAATAAATATAAATGCATAAATGCACAAGATGGTGCTCCTCAGTGGTATATCTGCCTTGCAGGGCCTTTGAGCAGTTAAATCCCACAAAGTAGAGATGGTAAAAGGGGGTaggagggtagggaggccagcactgatggaaaacTAGCTgttctcaaccataggcctggtggaatagctccagcTTGCAGACCCTGGTGTATGAAGACTACAGAAAAGGGTAATATTAATACTCCAGTCGTGCTAGCGGCCATCAGGTTTCCTGCTCAACACCCTAATTGCAAGACTGTGGTCCTCCTTTATACACATAGCTCTAACTGCCACTGACAGGCATGCATAGCTGGATTGAAGCCAAAAAATTCTAAATGTGCACtttagttaaaaaaaatggaagaaaactgtCTCTAGTGGGGCCACACTTTTAGGCAGCTGAAACACCAATAATTCTTAGGTTGCTTTGTGGGTTATTTTACTCTTTGGTatctggtggagggggaggaatggACCGCCCAAGAGCAGAAACAAATCTGAAAGAAAAGCTTTTTGTCTGAAATACACATTAGTTGTTATATTGGG includes:
- the MINAR2 gene encoding major intrinsically disordered NOTCH2-binding receptor 1-like, whose amino-acid sequence is MDLSALPNNNHPDKFLQLDVKSLAKTSIFLQTWLANFPEAHFPGEQQWHNRVYSQREKRSVNERPVIQLNEVQPTMIEKALGKHITPLTLKTTIKSNPLYSDGFNEDNWEERRNRPSWTVQDYDRHSLNSSLAHYLKENPNDLHYWLEDLYTPGYDTLLKKKERERKRSRYCRIVLLLVSLLCILIATVTLCILFT